The DNA window AGGAGGTTGGCAACATCAGTATACTTAACTGGTGTTCTATCTTTGGAAATAAAGGTGTTATTTTTCCATTTTATCTCGAGAAAAACTTCACTCTCCTGGCTCACTTGGTTATAGCCACGCACGCGCAGTTTCTTACGCATCTGAAGTCCAGCATGCTTCTCGTAGTAATCCTTGAGCTCAAACGAGTCAAAATAAATAGATCTAATTTCGTAAATGTTGGATTCCTGCAAGGCTCGATGGTTATCAGCAATCACATAGGGAAGTATGGCTTTACGGATTTCATCCATTGAGTACATGGGGATGAGATATTTGTCTTCTTGACGACCAGGCATGTATGAATCCTAAAACAAGTCTTTTAACATTTGGAAAACACTCTTTGAGTAAAACTTTACGGAAGCTTCCAGCAATTGACCTGGTACCAACAAACCTTCAGCATTGTCAATTCGAATACGCACCAGAATTAATTGGTTACTGCCAACCCTTAAGATGTGGTCATCAACCTGCATTTGTTCAGGTCGCACGATCTGTTTGAAATCAGGACCAATCAGGGTCAATTGAGATGTCCATTCAACCGTGCTATGGGATCCCCCCTGGATTGGCAACATGGCTACCAGGGTATCAACTTGATCAATGCTCATGAGGGTATCCGGGGATAGTGGGAAAGATAATTTTCCAGAAAGTGGACTCACAAATGTCATCTCCATCAGCACATCCCGAGCCAGCGCTAATTTTTTTTCTTCATCGGCAATCTGCGCACGATAGACATCTAATTTCCTGGATTGGGCACCACTCAGGGCAGATCCAAGATTGGCTTCAGCGATGGAAACCCGGATGGCATCCAGTTTTTCCCGGCGCACTTCAAGGTCATATTCTTGTTGAGGTATAATCTTCCCATCCAGGAGGCTTTTTGTACGCTCCAGGATTTTTTGCTGTTCTTCCAGACGTGTTTCAGCATATGTCAGCTGGAGTCTGGCTTCTTCAATTTCAGTTGCTTTGCTGCCGGAGCGTTCAAATTCAAGAGAGGCTTTGAGCGTATTGATATTTCCTTCAAGACTTACAATTTTGTCAGCAAGTGTTGATGAGTAAATCCAGGCCAGGGTATCCCCTGCAGCCACAAACCCCTGAGATAAACCGGGATTTGCCTTATAAAGGACAAGTCCTCCCCGATCTGGCACCAAACTCCTGGAATCGAGCGTACGATTCCGCCATAAATCATTATGAAATGTGGAGTAGGAGCCATTTCCATTGGATATGACCTGGAATTGAGTGGAAGCGGTAACCACAGCTTTGAGCGAGGTTCCCTGTGGAAAAGGAACAAACATAAGTATCACAATTAATACTGACGCGATTGCGATGTAAGGGGTTGTCCGCTTGTGCTTTACAATCATCTAGATACCAAATTCCTTCAGATTAAATCGAATTAGTTTTCAAAGCATGAGACGCTGTAATCTTAACATCCATTTGCTACAATTTAAAAAACCATTGACCTCACATTGGTAACTCACAACAAACCTTGATCATGGAAGATAAATCATTTTCCTGACTTGCTGGTTGTCACCTACTGCAGCGCGATAGAGATATACACCTGCTGGAACGAACTGTCCATCAATATTTGTACCATTCCAGAAAAGATATGGGTCACTATCCTCGCCGATTTCAAAGGTCTTTACCGTGCGTCCCCTTACATCTAATATCTCCAATTTCAATGGCGTTTCGGTTTGGGTCGTCACAGGGATAGTCGTGGCACCATTGAACGGATTTGGAAAATTTTGTCCCAGCGTGAAGGCAGTCGGTACTTCAGGAAAAGTATATGCTGAATCAAGGGTAAAAACCATGGCTCTCAAGTTGGGACCTGATTCCAATATTTGTAGTTTTAATTCATGCTCACCAATGGGAATATCCAGTCCTTCGATGAGCAGGGGTGTATAGGTTGTCCAACTTCCTGTGACTGGAGTATCTTCAATCGTAATTAAGACTTCACCATCCAGGAATAATCGGAGTTTTCCAGAGTAGGATGTGCTGGCAACTTCTATGCTCAAATCATATATCCCGCCATATTCGGCAGTAAAGGTGTATTTCATCCATTCACCTTGGGTGGCCCATCCCACATTTGGGATTCCAGAAGCCTCAATTTGCAGATCAACGCCATCATTTCGGTACTGGTGACCATTATTCCAGGCAGTGTAATCATCCCAATGGACGGTTTCATACACATCATCTAAATATGCTACCCCTTGAGCACCGATGTCGTAATCGGCAGTTAGGATGGACCCGGGAATGCTGTGATCCGTGAAGGGTAGATTCTGAGAACTAAACTCAGGGCTGAACCAGGAGGCTACCACCCCAGGGCTAAAGCGACAATTCTCTGTTTTGAGGTTATCAGCCAACTCCATGAGAATTGTCAGAGAGGTGAGTGAACTGGGTTTGGGTCCTGTTCCCTGCCAATAATTTCTCAATAAGTCCCAGTTTGCCGGTCGCGAAGCTGAGTAGGGACTTGTAATGGTGTCTACTTTCTTGGTTGTCCACCAACACCACCCAATATCGTGTTCTTCGAACAATTGAACAGCATCATAAAACCAGGTATTTGAGTTTTCACCAGTTTCACTCATCCACAGAGGCACATTATTCTGACCTCTTAAATTGAGATAGCTCTGGATCGAGCCCTGGTCATTGGTGCTCCAGTATTTGTGAAAACTATAGGACATGTTGATATCAAATGGAGGAGTTAGCCCCGTAAAATCCGTTGCATACCAATTGCCTTCGATAAAAAGAATATGGTTGTTGTCCACAGCTCTTATGACATTGCGAATGCTTGAGTACAGGGAACGAAGATCCTGGGCAGTTACACCTTCGGGGAGTACAGGTTCATTGAGTAAGTCGTACCCACCTACCCAGGGTTCATCAACATAGCGTTGGGCAATGGCTTCCCAGATTTCAATAGTATGGGACTTATTGGAATCTGCGAGCCAGAGACGAGCCGTACCATCGCTGTCGCTAATAGGACCATGGTTCTGTCCTCCAGGTGCACAGTGCATATCCAATACCACATATATCCCAACATCAGCACACCAGGCGATCAAGGAATCAGTAACTTCAAAGCCCCAATCGCTCCATACGCCACGTGCTGGTGAGAACATATTATAGTGAAAGGGCATGCGAATATGATCGAATCCCCATTCAGCCAACTCAGCTATATCCTCTCGGGTCACATAGTTCTCGTGGTAGGCTGCATAAAATTGATCAGCCCCTGCCTCCCCTACCACATCGATAATATCATTTCTAATGGTTGTTGGAGATTGGGAAATGGTATGCAGCATATATCCCTCTGGAACCAGCCAGCCGCCCAGCCCCATGCCTCGCATGAGGGCAGGAATCCCCTCTGCATCTACAATATTGCGACCTTCGGCATGGATAAAAGCCTCAAGAGATACAGAGCTCAACACCATTATCAATAGCAATAAATTTTTCTTTAGAGTGCGCATAAACCTTTGATCATCCAAAAATATTATTTTAGCAGGATAACTTTCTGACTGCCCTGCTGACTCTCCGAACTTACCTGAATTATATAGGTCCCACTTGCCAGTGATACACCAGCCTGATCCCGCCCATCCCAACGAATTATCTGACGACTACGATCATTCCCATTCAACAAAGATTGGTGCATTAAATTGCCTAAAGTATCATATATGGATACTGTTAAATCAATGGATGCTGGTGTTTCCAGGGAGAGTTGAACTTCCCCATTGAAAGGATTTGGGTAGGCCGGCGACAGGTAGAAATCTGTGGGACTGGCACTCCGATCCTCATCTACTGATAAGGCAGGTCCATCATATCCTGTATTGGTTGGAGTGGTCATGCATAATACCAAAAATCCACCATTAAATACAGCGTTGGCAGGTGTGAAATCGACGTTATTCCCATCCCAGGTATGGGTCGCTTTCTGCCAGCGCGATGTGTCCCAATAATCAAAGTCATCCACCCAAAGTGGGGTAAAATCATTATTGGTCCCTACGGATCCATTGCCTGGATCATAGGCAGAATAGGATACCCAGTCGTAAAATGCATAAACTGGCAAGATATCGGGATTAAATGACCCTGCCCAGGTTGTGTTTGAAGGTTGCCAGATATTCATCATAATTTTCTGAGCATGATACACCGAATCTGCTCGCTCGCCGGACACAGTACGTATGAGTCGATCACCTTCATACCAACGAATAGCATCTGGTGTCCATTCAAAGGCATAGGTGTTAAAATCCAGATGGGGATTTACGCTGAGAAACACTTCAGACGCACTTCCCCATTCGTTCTGTATAATGACATTGGTCGATACTTTATTGTTGAGTTTGCCCATCCATTCCAGGTCAATTTCGTTCCAATGCTGTGTTCCGCTTAGTCCTTCTGCATGATAGTCTCTATAAGTGAAAAAGGAGCTCACAACGCCATGACCTGCCGCTGACTGCATTCTAACTTCAAAGCGACCGTACAAAAAACTTTCAAAGGTCCTGTACTCTGCCCCCCGGTACAGTTTTGCATAGCTTGTCACTGAGAGTAGCAGCAATAAACCTGTGGTAAAAAATCGGATTTTAGGGACAATTCTTATGGACATAAGGCTCTCATTTCAGCAATAATATTTTTCTGTTTTGTTGGAAATTGTCGGTTGAAAATCGAACGAAATAAACGCCACTGGCAAGATCACTGCTCTGCAGGAGGATTTGATAATCCCCTGGCGTATACATTTGAGAAGCTAAGGTTTTTACTTCAGCCCCTCTCAAATCATATAGTGAAATTTTGACCTCAGCCGTTTCGGGTATTGAAAATTCCAGACGGGTTGTATCATTAAATGGATTGGGGAAAATTTTTGTCAATTCATATTGTTGAGGGTGCGCTGGCATATCCATCCCAACCCAATAGCTGCCATCAATTTGAATGGCATTCAATAGTGGACCTGCATAGGCATAGGATTCACCATAGATGGTGGCTGCACCCACGATATCCAGGGTTCCATCAGTTATTTCCCAGCCAGTGAGTGTGACAGTATGGATACCATTATTCCCAGATTCTGCATAGACATCCAACTCAGCTACAACCAGGGAATCTTCCACAAATAGCTCGAATACCCGCTGCCCTGCGCCTGTATAATAGTGTTCGGCAAAATGGAGCTGAATATCAAAGACTCCAGGTGAAAGTCGAACATGATAGCGAGAGTATCGATTGAGTGAGGTTGCCATGACCGAATCCAGGTCGGTGCCTTCAAGATCGGGGTAATTATGTGCAGTCTGATAATTACCTCCATCATGACCATATTCCACCTCTGTGGACCACCATTGGTCAGGCAGGAATCCATTTGCACCAGGTCCAGCGCAATCAATATTGATGGGCAGTTCCAGGGGAGTCGGCATGATGATGGATGAAAAGGTAACGGCCTGTGAGTTGCCATTGACGGATTGATCCAGAACATTCTGGGCATATACAGTCGCTGAAGAACTAATATCCAATCCCTCAAGACTCAACTCAACGGTCCGTTGGTCTTCATTTAAAACAACCGAACTAATGGGGTAATTGGGTATGGAAAAGATTGTGGATTGACTGGTGTGCTCTACATCCAATTCTTTATTAAATCTAACGATAACTGAATCTGAGTTATGAGCCCTGGCCCACAAAATAGACGGGGCATTCGTATCATTGTAGCCCTCGTACCCTGGCCGGGTAAGGCAAAGTATCATATAGCCATCTTGATAAACAATATTTTCATCCATGAGAACTGAATTGTTCCCATTCCAGGTATGGTTATCACTTTTTTCCCATAATGAATCGGTGTAGGCGTCAAAATTATCAGTCCAAAGTGGGGAGAAATTAGAATCGGTACCCACACTACCCGTTCCTGGTGTATAGTCTGCGCAGGATACCCAATCGTAATAGGCGTACCTGGGCATGGTGCTGGGATCAATAAATCCAACCCAATCTGTATAGGAAGGCGTCCAGATATTCATCATGAGCTTGGCGGATTGGGAAAGTGTTGAGATATGCTCCCCAGTCTGTCGATAGAACTCCTCACCATCAATAAACCAGGCGACATAGTCAGGGGTCCATTCAAATGCGTAATTGTGAAAGCCTATGTGTGGATTAAAATTTATAGGGTGTTGTCTCAGATGTGAGCCTCGTTCATCGATGACATTCACATCAACATTATCAGCCCAGCGACCCAAAACTTCAAAATCGATTTCACACCAATCCGTTTCCGGGAAGGAATCATTATAAGTAAAAAAGCTGGCCAGGAAGCCTTCCCCCTGTGGGGATTTCAGACGCGTTTCAAAACGTCCGTATTGAAAATACTCGTGGGTTCTTAACTCAGCCCCACTGTAGAATTGTGCATGACCGCTACTCATTACAATGAATGAGGTAAGCAGGAGAAGTAAATATTTTGTGTGGTGTCGAAACATAGCTAGTCCTCCATTTTCCTACCATAATTCAATTTATTATCCGTTGTGAGCCGCGGAAAAGCCGGTACACTGAGTGGGAAGGGCACATTGCGGTTACTCACCACCATGGGGATGTTACTCAACTCTATATCCTCGAACATATCCGTGTCGATGCGAATAACATCTGAATACTTGTTTTGAAGTGAATCTATATAAGGATTCATATAGGTTTCCAGAATTTCAATTTCACTGAGCACCAATGAGTCAGATAGACCGCCCATAACGGATCTAAGATAATCATTACGGCTCTGGCGACTCACATAGTGATCTTCCCACATCTGTGAGGCTTGGACCACGTTCGGAACTCGATCATAACCAAGATCATAAGCCTTCTGTGCGAGATAGTAGTCCCGTACCATGTCAGCCATGGCAAATTTCAACTGCTCAGGGAATTCTCTGTGGGACATTTTCTTATTTCTGAAGACCAGAGGATGCTTTTTCAGGTAGGCTTCAAACCTGTCTACAGTCCAAATATCCCCACTTACATCAAATAAAACGGCATCACCTGGAATGCCACCAGGAAGATCGTTAAGGGATTCGGTAAATACCTGTTCCTCGGCATTCCACACTGCTCGATTGAGCATTTTCTTTTTTTCTTCAGGGGATCTTAAATACAGTTCTGCAGTTCTTGTGGAATAAGATTTGAATACTTCTCGATTGAGATTCATTTCTTTCTCTGCCATGATAGCGCCAACATAACGTTTGTAGATGCCATCTGCAGCACTTTCAACGAGACGGGTATGTACATCCTCCCATTGTTGCATTTTGGCTGCTTCAGTCACAGCGGGTCTATCCACCCAGCTTTTTAACTTGATGGCGATATAACTTTGATCTTCCAGGGCAAAGGGTCCGATCACAGCACCCTTTTGATGATGGGCATTAAAAATGGCGGACCTGATATTTTGATCTTCCCTGTCAAACCAGGTCAGAGTCCTTTCAGGGATGCTATCTGAACCAGCCAATGTCTTGGAAAGTGTCTCAAAATCATAACCATCAGCGGTGGCTGTATTCCAGGAGTTAGCAGTATTAGAATCTGGTAAACTCACAAATTGAATTGTATAGGTTCTGCTGGCCAGACGATTGGCAAGTTTCAACTCTGTAGTATCAATCTCAACCTTGCTAAAGGCCTGTTCTTTATAGAGCCACTGTCTCATGGTCTGTTCTTTGCGACCATCCATATACGCTCTAAAATCGGCATCAGCCTTGATGGGCGAGTCCGGGTATTCCAGAGCCAGTAGTTTTTCGGAGATGAGACTGTTCAATATGATCTTGCGATGGATATAATTGGTACCGCTACAGTAATCGGGACGAATGGTGTATTCTGAGCGGCGCATGAAGTCCTGATTTGTAATAACACGATCACCCACTTTTGCCAGGATTTCACCTACTGGAGGAGTTTCTGATTCGCAGCTTACTAAAAGCAATAAAGCCACCCCAATAGTTGCAATCAGGGTGGCTTTCATTGATGGACAATTCATGTGTTAGAAGGTCAGGCCAAGTGTATAAGCGTGAGTCCTCCCCATGATTCCTGCTTCTTTAAAAGCGTAATCAACTTTTACGGACCGATTCCCCATGGCAAAGAGTTCAATCCCTCCACCGGCGGTCAATCCAAATTCAGTCTCATCCATATAGAGAGCCTTATAGCCACCCCGGAGATAAAATTTACCGGCATTGGATATCTTGAGGGCATATTCTGCACCCATGTTGATTGATTCGGAATTGTTGTTGGGATGGAGAGCATCAACAGCCAGGGTTAAGGAGCTGAAACGGTTCTGAATAGGTTTGTAAGACAGTCCAATTCTGAACATCAAGGGGAGCTCCCAGGCCTGGGTTCTATACTGACCAATTACATCTCCATAGTTGCCGGTCTCATCGGGGGAAATGTCAATGGGCTGGACAAGGTCGATACCATCATATTGCATGCGACTACCATAATTGGAAATACTCATACCAATATCAAGACCACTCCCCTTCTCACCACTTGGTGAAAAGAACATGGTTTTGACTATCACACCAAGGTCGATGGCAAACGCAGAGGCACTCTCATGCCAGATCTGGGAATTGATCATTTTAGCCGTAGCACCAAAGGAGAACCAATTGGCTATTTTCCTGGCATAAGAGAGGCCCACTGCGAAATCATTAGCTGTAAAAAATTCACCGGTTCCATCCTGGTTAGCCAGATTGGTCACCTGCATTTCACCGTAACCAACCTGGGTCAGGGATATTGCAAGTGTTCCGACACCTGGCATGACAACTGCACCACTGGCGAATATAGTATTAATGTCTACCAACCAGGGCTGGTACATAAGGGAGAAGGAACTCCGATCCAGGTAGGCAACGCTGGCTGGATTCCAATATACAGAACTCAAGTCACCGGTGACGGCGACATAAGCTTCACCCATGGCTGACGGTGCACTGCCCATTCCTATTTCCAGGAAACTGGCAGCTGTGGAACCATAACGGTTAATTTGTTCACCAAAACCTGTAGATACAGTGATAAGGATAATGGCCAGAAAGATTGCGGTACGTTTCATTTCAAGCCTCCTTATTTGATAACGGCAAATTTGCCGGTTCTGGTTTCGTGGGCATCAGGGCCCGTTGCTTCAATGTGATAGAGATACATACCGGCTGCAATTTCCAGCCCCTCCCTGGTTAACATATCCCAGTGAACAATCCCGTTCTCCGGATCTGCGTTGTCGACTTCAATGCGATCCACAAGGGTTCCACTCACTGTGAAAATATTGATAACACACTCAGCGGGGATATGAGTGAACATTAATTTTCTGCGTTGGTTTAGAAATGGGTTGGCGACTGCCGTCTCCATCATATTTGTTACAATATATGGATTAGGTACAACCTGAATACTGTCCATCTTGGTGGCAAGACTAACCAGATCAAGAGCTTCAGTGCTATTTACCGTGAACCGCAGGGAATCTGTTTCCCAGAAGGGCCTATCAAATTTGATTTGATAAACATCATCTGGTTCAGGGAATGTATTCGCTGTCACAAACTTGAAGTTGATCTCAAAAGCGGTGGCCTTCCAGCGATCGCGATCCTGAACACCAACAAGGATCTTATCATCAAAGATGTTGAATTCACCATCGTCATTAAGATCGATAGCAACCATGTCAAATTTTTCATGGGAATTATTGCTATCAACAAAACTTGTATTGAGGACATAAAAGCTAAAGGGCTCCTGCCAGAGGACATCCAGGCCTGAGGTTCCATCAACATCTCGTACAGTACCTCCACGGGCAATACCCACATAGGCAGAGTCATCATTGGTAAAGATGATATCATAATCCCATGCTAATAACCGAGATTCAAGTACGGAAGGAATAATGTTTATCAGACCATTTCCAGTGAGCCAGCCTGAACGAGAATAGCTATACTCAGGTTCCAGTACGCCTGGATCAATTTCAAGCTGCAGGCCGTCAAATACATCTGTGGTTACCCCATCAGGATTGATGGTCACGAAGTCTGAATATCCTTGCCCGACCAGGAGAGAATCTCCCTCGATACTGCGGATATTTTTACCGGAGAAGTGATCTACATTTTCACTATACACCAACCTGCTACTATCGGTTTCATCCAGGACGGAGAAACCGCTGGTAGAATAAAAGATCCCATGCTCATAGCTACTCAGCTGTTTTATCGTATCTATTTCAAAAGTAACAATGTAGGTATGATTCTCCTTGAGTGATGTATTGGACAGGATTTGTGGGGTAACCGAGCCCGTGCCAAACAAATTGTCAGGTTCTTCAACAGTAAGATCTGGCTGAACGAATCCCGCTGCAGTTTGTCTTGGCGTTATAATGGCAACATTCTTACCGTATGAGCGCACTTCTTCTGCTTCATCCAATTCAATGACTGCATTATTCTCAGAGGGAGAAATTCCAGGACCAATATCAGGTGCACCATAGTCATATGCCACAACAGCATAGTAGTAAGTACGACCATTCTGCACACTATTATCTATATATCGGTGTGATAATCCTGTTTCAGATCCAAGGTAGTAGGCAGTTCCGTTCAAAAGACCGAAATCTGTAAAGCCCTGTTTTCCGTCTTTCAAATCACATTGGAAAATAGATGTTTTAAAGGTGGGCTGACCAAAACCATCTGTGATAATTTCTGGATCAGCGAGGAATTTATCTGTAGAACGATATATTTTATATCCTTCAAAATCATTGGCATTACCCACAAAAGGATCACGTGTACGCGTATCTGCGATATCATCCCAGGTCAGGATGACTCGGCCATCAGACGGCGTGGCTGTAAGGGTTGGCATTTTTGGTGGCTGGGCGAAGCGGTAATCTTTTTCATAGATTACCTGAACAATTTTCTTGAGTTCATATAATGCAGGTGCCCTGTGATCCACATCATTCAGTCCATCAAGATCATCAAAGGAATGCAACTCACTCATTGATATGCGCTCAGTTAATCCCTGTTGTAAGGGAAATGGACCAGAAGCAAACACTTCAATTAAGTTTGATGTATTGGTAGTGTATTCCTCCAGAGTATCAGACGCAATGAGGTTCCACATGGCCTGGTCATTCTTAAACCAGGTTGTGGTGTTTGATATGGAGTGGCTGGGTACTGGGAACATCTGAAAAGCAGTTAACCCCACCATGTCAGATTCAGAGACATCGGTAAAGTTAAAGTTTGGTTCGCAACCTTCACCTTCCATGAATGAAGGCATATGGTCACATTCACCCAAATCTGGACCGTAATAGTTTAATTCACCAGGTCCTACCCCATCCAGTCCAACATCATCTCCAAAATATTCGGTTAGCTGGTAGATGCCATCACCATTGGCATCAAATCCATCTTCCCAATCCTGATCTTCATCAGCATCCCAGTGATCACGAAGATCTGATTCTGCCAAATTATAAAAATCCAAGAATTTTGTAAGATCATCAATACCATCATATGGACCGATAATAGAACCAGGAACATTATCTCGTTCTTCATTCAAGAGACCATCGTCATCGTTGTCAATGAAATCATTGGGAACGCCAGGACTTTCCAAATAGGCAAAACCCATGGTACCGGTCTTGACATTTCCGACGCCACGACCACTCACATCCCAGGAATAGGACATATCCAGTTCATCATCGAAATAACCTTTCTCATCATCACCATCAGATGCACCGACAGCACTGTGGCCGATGGCATTGTCAACCCAGTAACCGAAAGCCACTTCCAGCAGGTCATAGTCTGAGGTATTGGCAATGGTGTATTCCCAAAAAATAGCATCACGAGCCTGAGGGTTATTCCACTGGAATCCCCGCTGGGCAACTCGCAAACCTAATCCGCCCCAGGGAGCACCAGGTTGCTGAGTTGCTGTACTCTGAATCACTTTGCCAGGTCTGGGAAAATATTTCACCTGATCTTCCAGCCCCAGGTATTCCTGGTCCTGTGCATCATTGACCACAAAATAGGCTTCCATGTCAGCATAGATTACACCACGACCAAAACGGCCATTCCATTCACCAGGCCATTTTGTGTTGAGTCCAACTGAGGGCCAGCCAGCAGTCGGCCAGGATTCTTCGAGATGACTCATGGCAGGATATTCACTGGTTAAGTTGGAATATCCTTCCACAGGATATAGACCCCACTCCACATCACCTAGAAGGTTTCTATCCATTTCCTCGCGATAACTGGTTTGGAGATAATAAAGGGTGTGATGGTCTTTGGTGACCACTTGAGCCCAATCTGTCAAGGGAACGGTGTCTATAGCTGCATCAGTATCTTCGATATATACTTTTGCACCGAGAAGCAGCCCGATTCCATCAACCATTTTTGAACCAGTTGAGTTATTTGGCCAACGAGAAACATTGGGTTTCTGCCAGGCTGAAAGTTCAGTGGTATTCTGGAAGTACATCAGGACCCGATTACCGGTCATGTAGCCTTCCCGTTCAAATTCAGGATCCCCGGCTGGATCAATCGGTCCAACATAAGGGCGACCCTGGGCCAGGAGCGTACTGGTTCCCAGAGCAAGGGAAGCAATTAATAGTAACAGGAGATATGGACGAATTCTCATTACATCCTCCTAAAAGGTGAGGCCAACGCCAAGTTTGATCTGGCGGGGGGCACTAAAGGCTGAAGGGTCTTGGTAAAGTTCACTATACTCGAAAAAGTCTTCTTTAAAATTAGACAGATCAGCATCAGTGACAATGGCAGTATAGGCACGTCCTGTTTCGCCATTCACCCAATTTTCATTTAAACGATCGAACAGATTATAAATTGACAGGTCAAATTTGAGATCCATTCCTCTCAGGAGTGACATTCTATAATAGGCTGTCAGATCGGCGTGATAACGAATGGGACGGTAATCGTTATTGGGGTAAAGATTTACACGAGCCAGAATACTTTCACCTTGTGGGGAGAAGGTATAAGGAGCTCCAGAATTGAAATATCCAGTAATAGATAGTCCATAGTTTGGTCCAACATAGCCAAGGGTTCCGTTGAGAGTATGGCGTTGATCCCAGCTCATGGGAATAAATTTGTTTACTGGATCCTGACTGGAACCAGCCCGATCAAATGCCTGCTGTGGAGAATCAGCGTTTCCACGGGTATACTGAAGCGTATAGTTCAACCAGATGTTGATTGGATTCTTAAAGACATCAAACTTGACTTCCAGACCACGAACATTGCCGTAATCCTTGTTGGTGTACTGACCATATTCTATTTGATTATATGTGCTTATTATCTTTGTACTTAACAAGTTGTAGATGTCCTTGTAGAAGAGAGATACTTCCAAGCCCATACCAGGTCCAACTTCCTGCCACAGACCGATTTCATAGGCTACTGTTTTTTCAGCTTCAAGATTTGAATTTCCTGTGGTAGTGGCATAATCACTTGGTGCCACCAGGAAAGATCCATTTTGATACATGGCATACATGGGTGGCAGCTGGAAAAAGTGACCATAGCTAAAGTGCAGTATGGCTGCACTACCCAATTGATAGGCAAGACCTATTCTTGGACTGAATTGAGAGGTTGTGGGTGTCTCTGGGTAGGTAGAAATACGCGTGCTATCATTCTCAAAATTTAGTTGATTGGCTGGATTGCGCAGATCACTTGGATAGGTTGTGGCCGGGTCAAACCAATCGTATCGAAAACCATAATTGATGACCATCTCATCATATTCCATTTTGTCTTGAATATATCCGGCAAAATCAGATGGTTTCACCGTATAGACATCAGCGTAAACAGAATTGTCACCATAAATAATTGGTTCATACAGCATGGTTGCTAATTCTGTACCTTCATGAACGTTGCGGATGCTATACCATTGATTGGTGAGTTCATGCTGAACAAAATTGAGACCTGTCTTGATATTGTGATGGGAGTTAATCTGCCAGGTCATGTCTAATTTGATACCATTGTCAACCATCCAGCGCTCACTATGGTCCTTGTTTTGACCACCCGTGTTAACCCCAACACCAT is part of the Candidatus Neomarinimicrobiota bacterium genome and encodes:
- a CDS encoding family 16 glycosylhydrolase; this translates as MSIRIVPKIRFFTTGLLLLLSVTSYAKLYRGAEYRTFESFLYGRFEVRMQSAAGHGVVSSFFTYRDYHAEGLSGTQHWNEIDLEWMGKLNNKVSTNVIIQNEWGSASEVFLSVNPHLDFNTYAFEWTPDAIRWYEGDRLIRTVSGERADSVYHAQKIMMNIWQPSNTTWAGSFNPDILPVYAFYDWVSYSAYDPGNGSVGTNNDFTPLWVDDFDYWDTSRWQKATHTWDGNNVDFTPANAVFNGGFLVLCMTTPTNTGYDGPALSVDEDRSASPTDFYLSPAYPNPFNGEVQLSLETPASIDLTVSIYDTLGNLMHQSLLNGNDRSRQIIRWDGRDQAGVSLASGTYIIQVSSESQQGSQKVILLK
- a CDS encoding family 16 glycosylhydrolase, giving the protein MFRHHTKYLLLLLTSFIVMSSGHAQFYSGAELRTHEYFQYGRFETRLKSPQGEGFLASFFTYNDSFPETDWCEIDFEVLGRWADNVDVNVIDERGSHLRQHPINFNPHIGFHNYAFEWTPDYVAWFIDGEEFYRQTGEHISTLSQSAKLMMNIWTPSYTDWVGFIDPSTMPRYAYYDWVSCADYTPGTGSVGTDSNFSPLWTDNFDAYTDSLWEKSDNHTWNGNNSVLMDENIVYQDGYMILCLTRPGYEGYNDTNAPSILWARAHNSDSVIVRFNKELDVEHTSQSTIFSIPNYPISSVVLNEDQRTVELSLEGLDISSSATVYAQNVLDQSVNGNSQAVTFSSIIMPTPLELPINIDCAGPGANGFLPDQWWSTEVEYGHDGGNYQTAHNYPDLEGTDLDSVMATSLNRYSRYHVRLSPGVFDIQLHFAEHYYTGAGQRVFELFVEDSLVVAELDVYAESGNNGIHTVTLTGWEITDGTLDIVGAATIYGESYAYAGPLLNAIQIDGSYWVGMDMPAHPQQYELTKIFPNPFNDTTRLEFSIPETAEVKISLYDLRGAEVKTLASQMYTPGDYQILLQSSDLASGVYFVRFSTDNFQQNRKILLLK
- a CDS encoding cellulase family glycosylhydrolase, which produces MRTLKKNLLLLIMVLSSVSLEAFIHAEGRNIVDAEGIPALMRGMGLGGWLVPEGYMLHTISQSPTTIRNDIIDVVGEAGADQFYAAYHENYVTREDIAELAEWGFDHIRMPFHYNMFSPARGVWSDWGFEVTDSLIAWCADVGIYVVLDMHCAPGGQNHGPISDSDGTARLWLADSNKSHTIEIWEAIAQRYVDEPWVGGYDLLNEPVLPEGVTAQDLRSLYSSIRNVIRAVDNNHILFIEGNWYATDFTGLTPPFDINMSYSFHKYWSTNDQGSIQSYLNLRGQNNVPLWMSETGENSNTWFYDAVQLFEEHDIGWCWWTTKKVDTITSPYSASRPANWDLLRNYWQGTGPKPSSLTSLTILMELADNLKTENCRFSPGVVASWFSPEFSSQNLPFTDHSIPGSILTADYDIGAQGVAYLDDVYETVHWDDYTAWNNGHQYRNDGVDLQIEASGIPNVGWATQGEWMKYTFTAEYGGIYDLSIEVASTSYSGKLRLFLDGEVLITIEDTPVTGSWTTYTPLLIEGLDIPIGEHELKLQILESGPNLRAMVFTLDSAYTFPEVPTAFTLGQNFPNPFNGATTIPVTTQTETPLKLEILDVRGRTVKTFEIGEDSDPYLFWNGTNIDGQFVPAGVYLYRAAVGDNQQVRKMIYLP
- a CDS encoding VTC domain-containing protein encodes the protein MPGRQEDKYLIPMYSMDEIRKAILPYVIADNHRALQESNIYEIRSIYFDSFELKDYYEKHAGLQMRKKLRVRGYNQVSQESEVFLEIKWKNNTFISKDRTPVKYTDVANLL